The Psychrilyobacter piezotolerans genome includes the window TGGTTTGACACTTCCCGTCAATGGATGAGTTAAAATCTCATGGCCGCTATGAACCTTTGACCTTGTGAATTCCATAGTCTCTAAAAAGGTAGCATTTTCATGATAGTCCATAGGGAATGCATCCTTATATTTTAGATGAACTAGAGGATTGTTTGTTATTATTCTGAATTTCATTTGACCCTCCCAAATAAGAGATATGTTCTCTTTTTCACATTTTTGTAAAAAAATAAAAAGTATTCGTTCGATGTCGATACTTTTTAATTTTTGATTATTTTTAAATTATATAGCACTTGATTTGATGGAAGTATGAGGGAATCGAACCCACCTACAATAACTTAATATTGCAACTCGATTTTAATATCGGTAAGCACACCAGCGGCTTATCTATTTCCAATTTAGTTATACTCCTTTTTTTTTAAAAAGTCAACCACTAAAGTTATTTTTTTTACTTTTTGTTTCAAATACAAACATATATTATGTTTTTCTAATTTTTATCTTACCCTTATCGTAGAAGAGGTTGAGCCGAGATGATAACGTATATGTTGTCATAAATTAATTTAATTTATTTTTTCCAAAAACTAAAAAAAAATAGTTTAGAAACAAAACAAAAGAGTTGCTTTGAATACACTATTTTCAAAAAAAGTTTAAATTTAATTGACAAACCTCATTTAAAAGGTTATAAATTATAAGATTCACAACTATTTTAGCAATAAATTCACTCAAACCTAAGTTTAATAAGAAATATTTAATTTCAGTTAAATACTTCAATTTGTAGTGATTTTTTTCACGAGAAGTTGTGTGACAATATATTATTAGGGGGAATTTTTACAATGGAAATGTTAAAAGGAATGGCACTACTATTATTGGCACTATCATGTTTTTCAGCGTTCAGTCTTAAAGCACCAAATGGTCAAAAAGCTATGAGTGGTCTAGCAAATGCTGCAGTAGCTACTTTTTTAGTCGAAGCTTTACACAAATTTATTTCAGGAAATATGCTTGGTTTTGCTTTTTTAGGTAATGTAGGTAATATCGTAGGTGGTCTGGGAGGCGTAGCATCAGGAAGTTTGGTTATGCTGGCTCTGGGTATCAATCCTGTATTCGCTATAGCTGCCGGTCTCGCACTTTCTGGAATGGGAATATTAGAAGGATTTATCGTGGGATATGCCCTTTCATTCTTAGTTCCAGTTATAGAAAAATATTTACCTGAAGGAGTAGACGTTATTGTCGGTGTACTTGTTTTAGCTCCTCTAGGAAGATTTATCGCTGAAGCTGTCTCACCTGTTGTTACTATTACTCTCAATCAATTAGGAGAGATGATATTAAACGCTTCAAATCAATCTCCAATACTTATGGGACTTCTTTTAGGAGGACTTATCAAGGTTATTTGTACATCTCCTCTTAGTTCCATGGCTCTTACCGCTATTTTAGGTTTAACAGGACTGCCTATGGGAATAGCATGTGTCGCTTGTTTCGGTGGTTGTTTTGCAAACGGTATAACATTCTACAGACTTAAATTAGGAAGTAAAAGTAAGGCTATTTCAATGATGTTAGAACCTCTTACACAAGCGGATATAGTTACAGCCAATCCAGTTCCTATATTTGCCTCTAGTTTTACTGGCGGAGCACTTGCAGGTTTGTCTGCTGCATATTTTAAAATTGTAGCTGATGCTCCCGGTACAGCATCTCCTATCCCTGGTTTGCTCACTCCATTTGCGTTTAACCCAGCTACAAACGTAGTGCTAGCTATGGTTTTTGCTATGATTGGTGGTATAATTGGCGGATATTTAATCTCAACAATTTTTGTTTCTATTAAAGCAAAGAAAGAATCGGTAAATATGATACAAGCATAGTTCAATTATAATCTATCAAACTTTTGCATTAGAAAGGCGTATAAGTTTGGTAGGTTATTTTTTTGTAATTTTTTTTGTAGATCACCCTTTAGTGGTTATATATATAAATTTATAAAATTAGTTCAAAATAATGAAGTCCTTCTAGAATCAACTGAGGAATCATATTTTATATAAATTTTATAATATTTAATTTTTTAGATAAAATCTTTAAATATCAAAAGAGGTCATACAATAGTATGACCTCTGAATTAAGAATAGATTAAAATTAAAAAAATGAAAACTTCATTTTTTTAAAATATTTCCACTGTCCTTTTTACCTGAGAGATTCGCCTAAAATAAATTAGGTTTGCTCCTTCGGTGACTTATTTAAAAGTCTCTCCAGAGGTTCGTCCAGTAGGTGTTCTTATTCACATATTCGTGAAAACCTGAAAGTTTTACTTCTTCGGTGCTCTAATTTTCTAGAGACTCTCCACATACCTTCGTCCGATTTTGTATTTAATTGTCTTATCTAATACTAATTTATTACATTTTTGATGTTTTGTCAACACTTTTTTTACACTTGTTTGCATTTTTTTAATCGCGATTAGTTTCGTTTACTATATATATGTAATCGCGATTAGTTTTCGTAGGAAAACGTTTTGCTTAATTTTTCCTCTAATGGTATTTTCTACAATTATAAAAATTAAGCATGAAAAAACTTAATTTAAAATATGAATCTAATTTAGGAAGAAATTAAAACTTTCTTCCTTTGTGATCAATCTATATTAATTTTATAAAACTTAAAAAAATCTGAAGAATAAGTGAAATTGTTTATGTTATTAACAATAGAAGAAGAAAATGTTTAGAAGGGAAAGAAGTGGATTGTTGAGAAGGCAA containing:
- a CDS encoding PTS sugar transporter subunit IIC, producing the protein MEMLKGMALLLLALSCFSAFSLKAPNGQKAMSGLANAAVATFLVEALHKFISGNMLGFAFLGNVGNIVGGLGGVASGSLVMLALGINPVFAIAAGLALSGMGILEGFIVGYALSFLVPVIEKYLPEGVDVIVGVLVLAPLGRFIAEAVSPVVTITLNQLGEMILNASNQSPILMGLLLGGLIKVICTSPLSSMALTAILGLTGLPMGIACVACFGGCFANGITFYRLKLGSKSKAISMMLEPLTQADIVTANPVPIFASSFTGGALAGLSAAYFKIVADAPGTASPIPGLLTPFAFNPATNVVLAMVFAMIGGIIGGYLISTIFVSIKAKKESVNMIQA